The Anopheles marshallii chromosome X, idAnoMarsDA_429_01, whole genome shotgun sequence genome includes a window with the following:
- the LOC128712240 gene encoding uncharacterized protein LOC128712240 gives MLCARFKIVLCLIQLLAMKVSHSVLGLESVHIQVPVAVLVGTSATLICECDLPDEDLYSVKWYKGKHEFFRYTSKEIPSIKIFPKAGISVNVNLSNASHLVLVNVEPQSSGKYSCEITEAAPSFHTKIATRSMNVVDLPTGEPLIVDMKSYYGAEEFLEVECRAGPSLPAPKLEWYVNDLPLRQPLQLPSRLEYATQPWALSGTASIASSSKPSNRSSRKKQSAKSSLPQHAPTGPTISELESHENDLEEGTVRTGAGPGTSPINRPPPAAVSTTQEPTANSSTSGEHRKGAANSRYELSVSRLKLLLEHGHFRNGKLKVECAAHIFDLYRQSTVAMADENYPQVRVLSNSDNGVHFSFMSDKDEASSSASSRTLVAFQPGTLVRLVGAAGEWLFGTLPLNTKTVHGDSIAVVDTGQRHGLDPIGRIVSYALLMGVGWFSTLWFF, from the exons ATGTTATGCGCTCGGTTTAAAATCGTCCTCTGCCTTATACAGCTGCTGGCAATGAAAG TGTCTCACAGCGTGCTCGGGCTGGAGAGTGTACACATACAGGTACCGGTGGCGGTACTGGTCGGCACGAGTGCAACGCTTATCTGCGAGTGCGATCTGCCGGACGAGGACCTCTACTCGGTCAAGTGGTACAAAGGCAAGCACGAGTTTTTTCGCTACACCTCCAAAGAGATACCGTCgattaaaatcttcccaaaggCGGGCATCAGTGTAAAT GTGAATCTTTCGAATGCGAGCCATCTGGTGCTGGTGAACGTGGAGCCGCAGAGCAGTGGCAAGTACAGCTGCGAGATAACGGAGGCGGCACCATCCTTCCACACGAAGATAGCCACGCGCTCGATGAACGTGGTCGATCTGCCGACCGGTGAGCCTCTGATCGTAGACATGAAGTCGTACTACGGTGCGGAGGAATTCCTGGAGGTTGAATGCCGTGCCGGACCGTCCCTGCCGGCACCGAAGCTGGAATGGTACGTGAACGATCTGCCGCTCCGGCAACCGCTGCAGCTACCCTCACGGTTGGAGTATGCGACCCAACCCTGGGCCCTGTCCGGTACCGCCAGCATCGCCAGCAGTAGCAAACCTAGCAACCGTAGCAGTAGGAAAAAACAATCAGCCAAGTCTTCCTTGCCACAGCACGCACCGACCGGTCCGACGATCTCCGAGCTGGAGTCGCACGAAAACGATCTGGAGGAGGGCACGGTGCGCACTGGCGCGGGTCCGGGCACGTCCCCCATCAACCGGCCACCGCCAGCGGCCGTTAGCACCACCCAGGAACCGACGGCCAACAGCAGTACATCCGGTGAGCACCGGAAAGGCGCCGCCAACAGTCGGTACGAGCTCTCCGTGTCCCGGTTGAAGTTGCTGCTCGAGCACGGACACTTCCGCAACGGCAAGCTCAAG GTGGAGTGTGCTGCCCATATCTTCGACCTGTACCGGCAGTCGACGGTGGCGATGGCGGACGAGAACTATCCCCAGGTGCGCGTGCTTTCCAACAGCGATAATGGTGTACACTTTTCCTTCATGAGCGACAAGGACGAAG CATCATCTTCGGCTTCCTCACGTACGCTGGTGGCGTTTCAACCAGGGACATTGGTGCGATTAGTCGGCGCTGCCGGTGAATGGCTGTTTGGCACGCTACCACTCAACACGAAGACGGTGCACGGTGACTCGATAGCGGTTGTGGACACTGGACAGCGGCACGGATTGGACCCGATCGGTCGCATCGTCTCGTACGCACTGCTGATGGGCGTTGGCTGGTTCAGCACACTGTGGTTCTTTTAG